In Streptomyces sp. NBC_01707, a genomic segment contains:
- a CDS encoding carboxymuconolactone decarboxylase family protein, translating into MNIDIPEGKDAIEYVWGEMVPGIGIAASNFSLAVYAHTTLGLREFEAARLRIAQINGCAFCLDWRTERDGVKVEEDFADAVTQWRTTDVFDDRTRLAAEYAERYALDHHNLDEAFWSRMSAHYSQLEVVELSMSIGSWLAFGRLNHVLGLDTVCALPGR; encoded by the coding sequence GTGAACATCGACATCCCCGAGGGCAAGGACGCGATCGAGTACGTGTGGGGCGAGATGGTGCCCGGGATCGGGATCGCCGCATCGAACTTCTCGCTGGCGGTGTACGCCCATACGACCCTGGGACTGCGCGAGTTCGAAGCCGCGCGGTTGCGGATCGCCCAGATCAACGGGTGCGCCTTCTGTCTCGACTGGCGGACCGAACGGGACGGTGTGAAGGTCGAGGAGGATTTCGCCGACGCGGTGACCCAGTGGCGGACCACCGACGTCTTCGACGACCGGACCCGGTTGGCCGCCGAATACGCCGAGCGGTACGCCCTCGATCACCACAACCTCGACGAGGCGTTCTGGTCCCGGATGAGCGCGCACTACAGCCAGCTCGAGGTCGTGGAGCTGAGCATGAGCATCGGATCATGGCTGGCGTTCGGTCGGCTCAACCATGTGCTGGGCCTCGACACCGTGTGCGCGCTGCCCGGCCGTTGA